A DNA window from Luteolibacter luteus contains the following coding sequences:
- a CDS encoding TetR/AcrR family transcriptional regulator — protein sequence MSAVAGDSKVATKQRLIEAAEALFADEGFDRVSVRDITTKAAANVAAVNYHFGSREGLVAVVMARYINPVSEERLARLEALERRAAGKALAVEEILDAFIRPFATQVRRSELSEKLFFKLMGRMFGQQGCELPPVVESLFMTMVGRFHKAFTKALPGLSSDEIWWRMHLMSGSMIHTMAHSETVLRLSSGESGNPTMEQTLSRFIRFTAAGMRQGIEESSEESKPKGPQEEFPF from the coding sequence ATGAGCGCGGTAGCTGGTGATTCGAAGGTTGCGACGAAACAGCGTCTGATCGAAGCGGCGGAAGCCTTGTTTGCAGACGAGGGATTTGACCGGGTGTCTGTCCGGGACATCACAACGAAGGCCGCGGCCAATGTGGCAGCGGTAAATTACCACTTCGGCAGCCGTGAAGGCTTGGTGGCAGTGGTCATGGCCCGGTACATCAATCCGGTGAGCGAGGAGCGACTCGCCCGGCTCGAGGCACTGGAGCGCCGGGCCGCGGGCAAGGCACTCGCCGTGGAGGAAATCCTGGATGCTTTCATCCGCCCCTTCGCGACGCAGGTGCGCCGCTCGGAGCTTTCCGAAAAACTATTCTTCAAGCTCATGGGCCGCATGTTCGGCCAGCAGGGCTGCGAGCTTCCACCCGTGGTGGAGAGCCTTTTCATGACGATGGTGGGTCGCTTCCACAAGGCCTTCACGAAAGCCCTGCCGGGCCTCTCGTCCGATGAAATCTGGTGGCGCATGCATCTGATGTCCGGCTCCATGATCCATACGATGGCCCACTCCGAGACGGTCCTCCGGCTTTCCTCGGGAGAGTCCGGGAACCCCACCATGGAACAAACGCTCTCACGTTTTATCCGCTTTACCGCTGCTGGCATGCGCCAGGGCATCGAGGAATCCTCCGAAGAGTCCAAACCGAAGGGGCCGCAGGAGGAGTTCCCGTTCTAA
- a CDS encoding alpha/beta hydrolase, whose product MIRSLIPALVLTCAPPASLLAQEVAAKPFQLDRCEEFVLKSQQCGEYRIMVSLPEGKPPEGGHAITYVLDGDELFPVVTSVLRLQAGTGKLSKHNGITPGIVVGIGYGGESRRDLDYTLPSPAGPPETYRNGKPYPPREGGGAEKFFAFLDTELRPVIEKKYAVNRERQTLMGNGYGGLFALHVLFTHTDAFQSYIASSPSVWWNNRYLLQEEAAFAERVAKSPVKARLVMTAGSLEQSLTRIEAAWPEDEREEHRLKITRRKMVDNTRELAWRLEALRGHGLSSEYRIFEGESHKSVVPMAISHALPFAFPPP is encoded by the coding sequence ATGATCCGTTCCTTGATTCCCGCCCTTGTCCTGACCTGTGCCCCACCGGCTTCCCTTTTGGCACAAGAGGTCGCAGCCAAACCTTTCCAATTGGATCGTTGTGAGGAGTTCGTCCTGAAATCACAGCAGTGCGGAGAGTATCGCATCATGGTCTCGCTGCCGGAGGGCAAGCCCCCGGAAGGCGGGCATGCCATCACCTACGTGCTGGATGGCGACGAACTCTTCCCCGTAGTAACGAGCGTGCTGCGGCTTCAAGCGGGCACCGGAAAGCTCTCGAAGCACAACGGCATCACGCCCGGCATCGTGGTAGGCATCGGCTACGGGGGCGAATCGCGCCGGGATCTGGACTATACCCTGCCCTCCCCTGCCGGCCCGCCCGAGACTTATCGGAATGGCAAGCCTTACCCGCCGCGCGAAGGCGGAGGCGCGGAGAAATTCTTCGCGTTCCTCGACACGGAGCTGCGTCCGGTGATCGAGAAGAAGTACGCGGTGAATCGCGAGCGCCAGACCCTGATGGGAAATGGCTACGGAGGACTCTTCGCCCTGCATGTGCTCTTCACGCACACGGATGCCTTCCAGAGCTACATCGCTTCCAGCCCCTCGGTATGGTGGAACAACCGCTACCTGCTGCAAGAGGAAGCCGCGTTTGCGGAACGGGTGGCGAAGTCTCCGGTGAAGGCGCGACTGGTGATGACCGCGGGATCGCTGGAACAATCGCTGACCCGCATTGAGGCAGCATGGCCGGAAGATGAGCGGGAGGAGCATCGCCTCAAGATCACAAGGCGCAAGATGGTCGACAACACTCGCGAGCTTGCGTGGCGCCTGGAAGCACTGCGCGGACATGGCTTGTCCTCTGAATACCGGATTTTCGAGGGCGAGAGCCATAAGTCGGTCGTGCCAATGGCGATCAGCCATGCGCTGCCCTTTGCCTTTCCCCCTCCATAG
- a CDS encoding efflux RND transporter permease subunit — MKGLIFFWARNKVAANFLMFALLVGGLVTWIRLKKEIFPEISSNYITVQTPYPNATPEEVEKGVCLPIEEAIQDLDGIERLTSTSTEGMGVVVVEVSTGKDTRKVLNDVKSRVDAIQNFAESVEKPIIADVLLKHQVMSIAVTADTDERTLRALAEGVRDDLLAYKGKAPATTWDKIKNKAADTVLGEAQITQIELVGVRDHEISIEVSEKILREYGMTFEQVANAVRSTSIDLPGGSVRTNAGEILIRAQNRRYEAGEIEDITVLTRPDGSVVKLRDVAKVVDGFKEEDLYSRYDGHPAILLNVFRTGEEDTLRVANLVRDFVSEKASHVPKGVNLEIWNDEAVLLEGRIDLLLNDGFQGFILVYISLALFLRPALAFHVALGIPIAFAGALIALPYGDISINMISLFAFILVLGIVTDDAIVVGERVNERIDAGEPAHLAAPRGTWEVMSVAAFGVFTTMIAFMPMFGVQGVSGNIWRQIPWIVIPVLLVSLIETNLILPSHLAHLKPVDPNHPNFFLRLQQKIAGSLDRFVRGIYGPLLEKLVYWRHATVAAFAAVLFITLGLLGSGRLVKFEFMPRVEAEVISAKLTLPNGVPVETTEEAINKLEDAALAIQSEIKDEHGRPIIKHVLSSVGSQPYTPGLSFSGAKGVNVGEVTVELQGADSRNKPELLADAIIADWRKRVGAIPGAVELSFQLQTSAGGNAVDLELTGPDMEQLDAAAEFVKEKLATQEGVIDIGDSNLEGKREVKLAVTPEGEALGLRLDDIARQVRQAFYGEEVQRLQRGRDEVRVYVRYPYEERRSLQNLSDMRIRTPQGDEVPFVEAAEAEEGRGYALIRRANRFRSINVTADIDRTNPNANANEVVEWMQLDVFPEMKRKFPTVMWGFQGEQKDQRESVSDLSKGFVLALIGIYMVLALPLRSYLQPMIVMSVIPFGMIGAVIGHIFFGMNFSVMSIIGVIALAGVVINESLVLVEFMNRYRREGHTVREAVLKGGRARFTPIFLTSVTSFIGLVPMISETSVQAKFLIPMAVSLAFGGLINLFNTLLLVPCVYCLFEDIRARIYTKEALQRHEEELALDANEHALEEPVTTSS; from the coding sequence ATGAAAGGCCTCATCTTCTTTTGGGCGCGAAACAAGGTCGCGGCAAACTTCCTGATGTTCGCCCTGCTGGTGGGTGGCCTTGTGACCTGGATCCGCCTGAAGAAGGAGATCTTCCCGGAGATCTCCTCGAACTACATCACGGTCCAGACCCCCTATCCCAATGCGACGCCGGAGGAGGTGGAAAAGGGCGTTTGCTTGCCGATCGAGGAAGCGATCCAGGACCTCGATGGCATCGAGCGCCTGACCTCGACCAGCACGGAAGGGATGGGCGTGGTGGTCGTGGAAGTCAGCACCGGAAAGGATACCCGGAAGGTGCTGAACGACGTGAAGAGCCGCGTCGATGCGATCCAGAATTTCGCGGAGAGCGTGGAAAAGCCGATCATCGCCGACGTGCTTTTGAAGCACCAGGTGATGAGCATCGCGGTGACCGCGGATACCGATGAGCGCACGCTGCGGGCGCTGGCAGAGGGTGTGCGCGACGATTTGCTCGCATACAAGGGCAAGGCACCAGCGACAACTTGGGACAAGATCAAGAACAAGGCGGCGGATACCGTGCTGGGCGAGGCTCAGATCACGCAGATCGAACTGGTGGGCGTGCGCGATCACGAGATCTCGATCGAGGTTTCCGAGAAGATCCTGCGCGAGTATGGGATGACCTTCGAGCAGGTGGCGAATGCCGTGCGCTCGACATCCATCGACTTGCCCGGCGGCTCGGTGCGGACGAATGCGGGTGAAATTCTCATCCGTGCGCAGAACCGCCGCTACGAAGCCGGGGAGATCGAGGACATCACCGTCCTCACCCGCCCCGATGGCAGCGTGGTGAAGCTCCGGGATGTCGCCAAGGTGGTGGATGGCTTCAAGGAGGAGGATCTTTATTCCCGCTACGACGGACATCCCGCGATCCTTCTGAATGTCTTCCGCACCGGTGAGGAGGATACCTTGCGGGTGGCCAATCTGGTGCGTGATTTCGTGAGCGAGAAGGCGTCCCATGTGCCGAAGGGCGTCAATCTGGAGATCTGGAACGATGAAGCGGTCTTGCTCGAAGGCCGCATCGACCTGCTGCTGAACGACGGTTTCCAAGGTTTCATCCTCGTTTACATTTCGCTCGCGCTTTTCCTGCGGCCGGCCTTGGCCTTTCACGTGGCGCTGGGGATTCCGATTGCCTTCGCGGGTGCCTTGATCGCCCTGCCTTACGGCGACATCTCGATCAACATGATCTCGCTGTTCGCCTTCATCCTTGTGCTGGGCATCGTGACCGATGACGCGATCGTGGTGGGAGAGCGGGTGAACGAACGCATCGACGCGGGTGAGCCTGCACACCTCGCGGCTCCGCGCGGTACCTGGGAGGTGATGAGCGTGGCGGCCTTCGGGGTGTTCACGACGATGATCGCCTTCATGCCGATGTTCGGCGTGCAGGGGGTCAGCGGAAACATCTGGCGGCAGATCCCGTGGATCGTGATCCCGGTGCTGCTGGTCTCCCTGATCGAGACGAACCTCATTTTGCCATCGCACCTCGCGCACCTGAAACCGGTGGATCCGAACCACCCGAATTTCTTCCTGCGCCTGCAACAGAAGATCGCGGGAAGCCTGGATCGCTTCGTGAGGGGCATCTACGGCCCGCTGCTGGAGAAGCTGGTCTATTGGCGGCACGCGACGGTGGCGGCCTTTGCGGCGGTGCTTTTTATCACGCTCGGCCTCTTGGGTAGCGGACGTCTGGTGAAGTTCGAGTTCATGCCGCGTGTCGAGGCAGAGGTGATCAGCGCGAAGCTGACCCTGCCGAACGGCGTGCCCGTGGAAACCACGGAAGAGGCCATCAACAAGCTGGAGGATGCGGCCCTGGCGATCCAGAGCGAGATCAAGGACGAGCATGGCCGCCCGATCATCAAGCACGTGCTCTCGAGCGTGGGCTCTCAGCCTTACACGCCGGGACTGAGCTTCAGCGGGGCAAAGGGCGTGAACGTCGGCGAGGTGACCGTGGAGCTGCAGGGCGCGGATTCACGGAACAAGCCGGAGCTTCTGGCGGATGCGATCATTGCGGATTGGCGCAAGCGGGTCGGAGCGATTCCCGGCGCGGTGGAGCTTTCCTTCCAGTTGCAGACTTCCGCGGGTGGCAATGCGGTGGACTTGGAACTCACGGGGCCGGACATGGAGCAACTCGACGCGGCGGCGGAGTTTGTGAAGGAGAAACTGGCCACGCAGGAAGGCGTGATCGACATCGGGGACAGCAACCTGGAAGGCAAGCGCGAGGTGAAGCTGGCCGTCACGCCGGAGGGTGAAGCGCTCGGGCTGAGGCTCGATGACATTGCGCGTCAGGTCCGGCAGGCTTTCTATGGCGAGGAAGTGCAGCGCCTCCAGCGCGGCCGCGATGAGGTGCGGGTCTATGTGCGCTATCCCTACGAGGAACGCCGTAGCTTGCAGAATCTCTCCGATATGAGGATCCGCACTCCGCAGGGTGACGAGGTTCCTTTCGTCGAAGCGGCGGAGGCGGAGGAAGGCCGCGGCTACGCCTTGATCCGACGCGCCAACCGTTTCCGCTCGATCAACGTCACTGCGGATATCGATCGCACCAATCCGAATGCGAACGCGAACGAGGTGGTGGAGTGGATGCAGCTGGATGTGTTCCCGGAGATGAAGCGGAAGTTCCCGACGGTGATGTGGGGCTTCCAAGGAGAGCAGAAGGACCAGCGGGAAAGCGTCTCCGATCTTTCGAAGGGCTTCGTGCTGGCCTTGATCGGGATCTACATGGTGCTGGCCTTGCCGCTGAGGAGCTACCTCCAGCCGATGATCGTGATGTCGGTGATTCCCTTCGGGATGATCGGCGCGGTGATCGGCCACATCTTCTTCGGGATGAATTTCAGCGTGATGAGCATCATCGGGGTCATCGCGCTGGCCGGCGTGGTGATCAACGAGAGCCTGGTACTGGTGGAGTTCATGAACCGCTACCGGCGTGAAGGCCACACGGTTCGGGAAGCCGTCCTGAAAGGTGGACGTGCGCGTTTCACGCCGATCTTCCTGACCTCGGTGACCAGCTTCATCGGCCTGGTGCCGATGATCTCGGAAACCAGCGTCCAAGCGAAGTTCCTGATCCCGATGGCTGTCAGCCTGGCCTTCGGCGGCCTGATCAACCTCTTCAACACCCTCCTGCTCGTGCCCTGCGTGTATTGCCTCTTCGAAGACATCCGCGCGCGGATCTACACGAAGGAGGCGCTCCAGCGGCATGAAGAAGAACTCGCGCTCGATGCGAACGAGCACGCCTTGGAAGAACCTGTGACGACCTCTTCCTAA
- a CDS encoding efflux transporter outer membrane subunit has protein sequence MHPSRASAIVMAALLGACALQSPPSRSGEAGDIPGSWSATKEARAGVDHHWVRKIGGSPLESLISEAHSANPSLKASAARVDQAAAVAKIAGAERLPTVGAGLQGSRQKQNFSGIPGVNGGSTSNSFGVSLQAAWEVDLWGKAKAGTEAAIADAEAQAQADRALRASLAAQVSKAWLAVAETNEQVALAERNVNSRSESTTLVRERFERAIAEDGGSAAQVRLTETELSSAKSELESRKGERERALRQLELLLGRYPSGNVATAAKLPKLPPPPPAGLPSELLLRRPDLLAAERRLAAAGRRADQAEKALYPSISLTGSLGTSTDQLEKILSSSAGVWSLGGSLAQPIFQGGRIRGGIEQADAAEREAVADLQRVTLDAFGEVEQALVTEIYLRRQVAELEQAVTLAEDASERSNEEFRNGTGGVLTYLASQNQEIQASSALVTVRRLLLDNRVNLHLALGGDVVLRGP, from the coding sequence ATGCATCCCTCCCGCGCGAGCGCCATCGTCATGGCGGCACTGCTCGGTGCCTGCGCCCTTCAATCGCCACCCTCCCGGAGTGGCGAAGCCGGAGACATTCCGGGCTCTTGGTCAGCGACCAAGGAAGCCCGTGCGGGTGTCGATCACCACTGGGTGAGGAAGATCGGAGGTTCTCCTTTGGAGTCCCTGATCTCCGAAGCACACAGCGCGAATCCGAGCCTGAAAGCCTCCGCGGCCCGGGTGGACCAGGCGGCCGCGGTGGCGAAGATCGCCGGTGCGGAAAGGCTGCCGACCGTAGGTGCGGGGTTACAGGGCTCCCGACAGAAGCAGAACTTCAGCGGCATTCCCGGAGTCAACGGCGGATCGACTAGCAATAGCTTCGGCGTCTCCCTGCAGGCGGCGTGGGAAGTCGATCTGTGGGGCAAGGCAAAGGCCGGCACGGAAGCCGCAATCGCCGATGCCGAGGCGCAAGCACAGGCGGACCGGGCGCTGCGTGCGTCCTTGGCCGCGCAAGTTTCCAAGGCATGGCTGGCCGTCGCCGAGACCAACGAGCAAGTGGCGCTGGCCGAGCGGAACGTGAACTCGCGCAGCGAATCGACGACTCTCGTTCGCGAGCGCTTCGAGCGGGCAATCGCGGAAGATGGCGGCTCGGCAGCGCAGGTGCGCCTGACCGAGACGGAACTTTCCTCCGCGAAGTCGGAACTCGAAAGCCGCAAGGGCGAGCGCGAACGCGCACTGCGACAGCTTGAGCTTTTGTTAGGCCGCTATCCTTCCGGCAATGTCGCCACTGCGGCGAAGCTGCCGAAGCTACCTCCACCCCCACCGGCGGGCCTGCCCTCGGAGCTGCTGCTGCGTCGCCCGGATCTGCTCGCGGCAGAGAGACGCTTGGCCGCTGCGGGTCGTCGAGCGGATCAGGCGGAAAAGGCGCTCTACCCGAGCATCAGCCTGACCGGCAGCCTCGGCACCTCGACCGATCAGCTGGAGAAGATCCTCAGCAGTTCGGCCGGCGTGTGGTCGCTGGGAGGAAGCCTTGCCCAACCCATCTTCCAAGGCGGACGAATCCGCGGCGGGATCGAGCAGGCAGATGCCGCCGAGCGCGAGGCCGTGGCAGATCTCCAGCGCGTGACTCTGGATGCCTTTGGCGAGGTGGAGCAGGCGTTGGTCACCGAGATCTATTTGCGCCGCCAAGTGGCCGAACTCGAACAGGCGGTGACGCTGGCTGAAGATGCCTCCGAGCGCTCCAACGAGGAGTTCCGCAATGGCACCGGTGGCGTGCTCACCTATCTGGCTTCCCAGAACCAGGAGATTCAGGCTTCGTCGGCCTTGGTCACGGTCCGCAGACTTTTGTTAGACAACCGCGTGAACCTCCACCTCGCCCTTGGCGGGGATGTGGTATTGCGCGGTCCCTAG
- the nagZ gene encoding beta-N-acetylhexosaminidase → MNGHLLLLGVQGPEITPEEAALFRKLQPAGYILFGRNIVSAVQTRKLTDDLRDLSVDEPILAIDQEGGRVTRTKDIAPALPSANAFAAKGDPLLSARAGVLIGDQLRLLGFNLDFAPVLDLDHHPGVQNALRGRCWGRDPQKVIDHAGSWNRWLRKRAVRSCAKHFPACGRALSDPHFDLPVSDATIPDLLKEDIIPYTALMPELDAVMLAHVLFPAIDPDRPASLSKRIVTGLLREQLGFDKHLVLTDDLDMGAIADRYKDNSDVVAAIEAGNDLAMICHRTERAEAAAKELGKLSSYAIEGQEKRLARFRKKLHGPLKWSEEKWESLNKEIDELVAKVPELGSELPNSPVADY, encoded by the coding sequence GTGAACGGTCATCTGCTTTTGCTCGGCGTCCAAGGTCCGGAAATCACTCCGGAAGAAGCCGCGCTCTTTCGCAAGCTGCAGCCCGCAGGCTATATCCTCTTCGGGCGAAACATCGTCAGCGCCGTCCAGACCCGGAAGCTTACCGATGATCTCCGCGATCTCTCGGTGGATGAGCCGATCCTCGCGATTGACCAGGAAGGCGGCCGGGTAACTCGCACCAAGGACATCGCCCCGGCCTTGCCCTCGGCCAATGCATTCGCGGCGAAAGGGGATCCGCTTCTGAGCGCCCGCGCCGGTGTGCTCATCGGTGACCAGCTTCGCCTGCTCGGCTTCAATCTCGATTTCGCGCCGGTTCTCGATCTCGATCATCATCCCGGCGTCCAGAATGCTCTGCGCGGGCGGTGCTGGGGACGTGATCCACAGAAGGTGATCGATCATGCGGGCAGCTGGAACCGCTGGCTGCGAAAGCGCGCCGTGCGCTCCTGTGCCAAACATTTCCCGGCATGCGGGCGCGCCCTCTCCGATCCTCACTTCGATCTTCCGGTGAGCGATGCCACCATTCCGGACCTGCTGAAGGAGGACATCATTCCCTACACCGCACTCATGCCCGAGCTGGATGCGGTGATGTTGGCCCACGTGCTTTTCCCGGCCATCGATCCGGATCGCCCGGCATCGCTCTCGAAGCGCATCGTCACCGGCCTGCTCCGCGAGCAACTCGGCTTCGACAAGCACCTGGTCCTGACCGATGACCTCGACATGGGGGCCATTGCGGATCGCTACAAGGACAACAGTGATGTCGTCGCGGCTATCGAAGCCGGGAATGATCTGGCGATGATCTGCCATCGCACCGAGCGTGCGGAAGCTGCGGCCAAGGAACTCGGCAAGCTTTCGTCCTACGCCATCGAAGGTCAGGAAAAGCGGCTTGCCCGCTTCCGCAAGAAACTTCACGGCCCGCTGAAATGGTCGGAGGAAAAGTGGGAATCTCTCAACAAGGAGATCGATGAACTCGTGGCCAAGGTCCCCGAGCTGGGCAGCGAGCTGCCGAATTCTCCCGTCGCAGACTACTGA
- a CDS encoding NAD(P)/FAD-dependent oxidoreductase, whose protein sequence is MAATEKNVSRVLIIGGGFAGLECARTLAGDSRFSVTLVDRTNHHLFQPLLYQVATASLAAPDIARSIRQILEDAENVTVLMDEITAIDPVKKTAEGKSGHHFEYDYLLLAVGARTSYFGKTEWAENTLALKSLADAQAVRRTVLSNLERAELTDDEAERKRLMTVAIVGGGPTGVELSGAFADLVHRSLRSNFRRIDTSKLRVVLIEGSARVLEAFDEDQSEYTRQRLKEIGVEVWTGMRVDDVKKGVLHFTDGTVLESEAIIWAAGVEAQPLTAMLGVPLADRGGRITPQADLSLPCMPDIFVAGDIVRMKDADDKPVPGLAPAASQMGRHIAKILKREKDRPGGQRDPFYYLDKGFMAIIGKNHAVVKAGKLKMRGILAWFAWLFIHIAFLIGFRNRLSVLLGWAFAYIRDNPEARIIVNPPGTKVQ, encoded by the coding sequence ATGGCAGCCACGGAGAAGAATGTGAGCCGCGTTTTGATCATCGGAGGAGGCTTCGCGGGCCTCGAGTGTGCAAGAACTCTCGCCGGGGATTCCCGCTTCTCCGTCACCTTGGTGGACCGAACCAACCACCACCTCTTCCAGCCCCTTCTTTATCAGGTCGCCACCGCGTCCCTCGCGGCACCGGACATCGCCCGCTCGATCCGTCAGATCTTGGAAGACGCGGAGAACGTAACCGTGCTGATGGATGAGATCACGGCGATCGACCCGGTGAAAAAGACCGCCGAGGGGAAGTCGGGCCACCATTTCGAGTATGATTACCTGCTCCTCGCTGTTGGCGCGCGGACTTCCTACTTTGGCAAGACCGAGTGGGCGGAAAACACTTTGGCTCTAAAGTCGCTCGCCGATGCCCAAGCGGTGCGGCGCACCGTGCTCTCGAATCTTGAGAGAGCGGAACTCACCGATGACGAGGCCGAGCGCAAGCGCCTCATGACCGTGGCCATCGTTGGCGGTGGTCCCACCGGCGTGGAGCTTTCGGGTGCCTTTGCGGACCTCGTGCACCGCTCGCTGCGCTCGAATTTCCGCCGCATCGATACCTCGAAGCTGCGCGTCGTCCTGATCGAAGGATCGGCCCGGGTGCTCGAGGCCTTCGATGAGGACCAGAGCGAATACACCCGTCAGCGTCTGAAGGAGATCGGCGTCGAGGTCTGGACCGGGATGCGCGTGGACGACGTGAAGAAGGGAGTTCTCCATTTCACCGATGGCACCGTCCTGGAGTCGGAGGCGATCATCTGGGCGGCAGGCGTGGAAGCCCAGCCGCTGACCGCGATGCTCGGCGTGCCCTTGGCGGATCGCGGCGGACGCATCACTCCGCAGGCTGATCTCTCGCTGCCCTGCATGCCGGATATCTTCGTCGCCGGAGACATCGTACGCATGAAAGATGCGGATGACAAACCGGTCCCCGGACTCGCTCCCGCCGCTTCGCAGATGGGCCGCCATATCGCGAAGATCCTGAAGCGGGAAAAGGATCGCCCGGGCGGACAGCGGGATCCCTTCTACTACCTCGACAAGGGCTTCATGGCCATTATCGGGAAGAACCATGCGGTGGTGAAGGCCGGGAAGCTGAAGATGCGTGGGATTCTGGCTTGGTTCGCCTGGCTCTTCATCCACATCGCCTTCCTCATCGGCTTCCGAAACCGCCTTTCGGTCTTGCTTGGTTGGGCCTTCGCCTACATCCGGGACAACCCGGAAGCGCGGATCATCGTCAATCCACCGGGCACCAAGGTGCAATAA
- a CDS encoding SRPBCC family protein, which yields MATLYHQLWIDAPASRVYQALATAEGLGTWWAPHTEEKTPQGLVLSHDPGERHGEVSFLVTDLVPARRVEWEVISKHPAQSPASSWTGTRILFELSEEKSPGGWIGLEDDGRTLTKLEFHHNGWDESSPFLGFCNFAWGQVLGMLQKQCEE from the coding sequence ATGGCCACCCTCTATCATCAACTCTGGATCGATGCCCCCGCTTCCCGCGTCTATCAGGCGCTGGCAACGGCCGAGGGGCTTGGAACATGGTGGGCGCCCCACACGGAGGAAAAGACTCCGCAAGGTCTGGTGCTTTCCCATGACCCGGGTGAGAGGCACGGTGAGGTGAGCTTCCTCGTGACAGATCTGGTGCCTGCGCGCAGGGTGGAGTGGGAAGTGATCAGCAAGCATCCCGCCCAAAGCCCCGCGTCCTCATGGACGGGGACGCGCATCTTGTTCGAGCTGTCGGAGGAAAAAAGTCCCGGTGGATGGATCGGACTGGAGGACGACGGGCGAACGCTGACCAAGCTGGAATTCCATCACAACGGCTGGGATGAAAGCAGCCCCTTCCTCGGCTTCTGCAACTTCGCCTGGGGCCAAGTCCTCGGGATGCTACAGAAGCAGTGTGAGGAGTGA
- a CDS encoding efflux RND transporter periplasmic adaptor subunit, producing MKRIVRIAIAVVIFIGGLFVAAGLMKLRKTPEPSNPPKPVHEVELVTARRLDLKVMIPSQGTVEPATVTRAAAEVEGTVIAVSPDYEVGGNFKTGEVLLEIDPSDYKAALAQAEASLADAKLQVVQEEMRAEQAERDWERIARPGQTPNDLVRRIPQLAAARAKVDAMQAAVDRAMRDLERTKLHAPYDGRIRQKLVDLGTRVGKATPLAEFYGTDILEVRLPVPRQDAAFFNLRGQEITLTESGGTDRSWKAVVDRTEGEIQRANRSIIVVARIDGKMKDAPLPGQFVHTEIEGLTIDHVVRVPRRAFVKSDRVMVVGDGHTVTTRQVKVVRTEKDDVLVSEGIEDGEQLCVTALTAVIEGMEVKVVSRDGKAVSPESSEQ from the coding sequence ATGAAACGCATCGTTCGCATTGCGATTGCCGTAGTGATTTTTATCGGGGGCCTGTTTGTGGCCGCCGGATTGATGAAGTTAAGGAAGACGCCCGAGCCGTCGAACCCTCCCAAGCCGGTGCATGAGGTGGAGCTGGTGACGGCCCGCCGCCTGGACTTGAAGGTGATGATCCCCTCGCAGGGGACGGTGGAACCGGCAACCGTCACGCGGGCTGCCGCGGAAGTCGAAGGGACGGTGATCGCCGTGTCCCCGGATTACGAGGTCGGCGGCAATTTCAAAACCGGGGAGGTCCTGTTAGAGATTGACCCCTCGGACTACAAGGCCGCGCTTGCCCAGGCGGAGGCATCCCTCGCCGATGCCAAACTGCAGGTGGTGCAGGAAGAAATGCGGGCCGAGCAGGCGGAGCGCGACTGGGAGCGGATCGCAAGACCGGGCCAGACGCCGAACGACCTAGTGCGCCGCATTCCGCAATTGGCCGCGGCGCGTGCCAAGGTCGATGCGATGCAGGCGGCCGTGGACCGCGCCATGCGGGATCTGGAGCGCACGAAGCTCCACGCCCCCTACGATGGGCGCATCCGCCAGAAGCTGGTGGATCTGGGTACCCGGGTGGGCAAGGCAACGCCCCTCGCCGAATTTTACGGGACCGACATCCTGGAAGTGCGGCTGCCGGTGCCGAGGCAGGATGCGGCATTCTTCAACCTGCGCGGCCAGGAGATCACGCTCACCGAGTCCGGCGGAACCGATCGATCCTGGAAGGCGGTGGTAGACCGCACCGAAGGTGAGATCCAGCGCGCGAACCGCTCGATCATCGTGGTGGCCCGCATCGATGGAAAGATGAAGGACGCCCCCCTGCCCGGCCAGTTCGTCCACACGGAGATCGAGGGTTTGACGATCGATCACGTGGTGCGGGTGCCCCGGCGGGCCTTTGTGAAAAGCGACCGCGTGATGGTGGTGGGCGATGGCCATACGGTGACGACGCGCCAAGTGAAGGTGGTGCGCACGGAGAAGGATGACGTGCTGGTTTCCGAGGGAATCGAGGACGGCGAGCAACTCTGCGTGACCGCGTTGACTGCGGTGATCGAAGGCATGGAGGTGAAGGTCGTTTCCCGTGACGGAAAAGCGGTCAGCCCTGAAAGCAGCGAGCAATGA